GTGTAGTATTTTTTTATTTTTTATAAAATGAAATATATTTTTTAAAAAAATAAAAAATAATTAAAAAATTTTTAAAAAGTTATTGACAAAAATAAAAGATTGTACTAAAATTCATTAGTAAGAAATGAGAGAAACAAAATTATAAAGATATTTTTAAGTTGCAAATGGAGTATTTAAGCCTCTGAGTGGGTGAAAAGAAAATAGATAGCAAATAAATTAATATAAAAAATAAAATAATATAGAGAGAAGAGTAGTATTTGAATTTAGCTATTTATATAACTAAGGAGTACCACTTTACTTGGAGGAGGAAAACATGAAAAATTTAAAATTGATTCACAAGGTATTTATAGGTTTGATATCAGGGATAATAGTTGGAGCACTTTTGTATCCAATGAAGGAAAACCCTATTGTAAGTAAATATATTGTCAGTGGATTATTTGAGTTTTTAGGACAAGGATTTTTAAGACTTGTAAAGATGATTATAGTTCCATTAGTTTTTGCATCACTTGTAACTGGAACAGCAGCAATGAATGATGTAAAAAAATTGGGAAGAATTGGAATAAAGACATTAGCATTTTTTATGGGAACAACTGCTATAGGGATAATAGCAGCAATAGTAGGAGCTAATATTTTAAAACCAGGAGCAGGAATAGTTCTTGAAAATGTTCAAAAGGCACAATATGTTGCAAAAGAAACAGATTCATTTGTAAAAGTTTTATTAAATATAATTCCTACAAATCCAATTGAAGCATTGGTAAAAGGTGAAATGTTACAAGTTATATTCTTTGCAGTTATGACAGGTTTTGTTATCACTATCCTTGGAGAAAAGGCAAAGAGATTACAAGGAATATTTGAAGAAGTTAATAGCTTAATGCTAAAAATGGTAAGCTTAATAATGGAACTTGCTCCACTTGGAATCTTTGGATTGATTGGTAAAACATTTATTACACTTGGTTGGGCAGCAATGAAACCTCTAGCATCATTTATAATAGTTACATATATACTACTTCTATTCCATGGACTTGTAGTATATCAAATACTACTTCGTATCTATGCAAAAGAGAGTCCAATAGCATTTTTAAAGAAAATACTTGGTCCAATGACATTAGCATTTTCAACTTCAAGTAGTGCAGCATGTATTCCACTATCCTTAAAAACTTTAAAAGAAGAGTTTAATGTAGAAGAAAAAGTATCTTCATTTACAATTCCATTAGGAGCTACAATAAATATGGACGGAACAGCAATAATGCAAGGAGTTGCAACTGTATTTATAGCTCAATTATACAATATCAACTTAACTACAAATGACTATTTCATGGTTGTATTAACATCTGTTTTAGCATCAATAGGAACAGCAGGTGTACCAGGAGTTGGAACAATAATGTTATCAATGGTATTATCTCAAGTAGGACTTCCATTAGAAGGAATTGGAATGATATTAGCAGTAGACAGAATAGTTGATATGGGAAGAACAACAGTTAATATTACTGGAGACCTTGTTTGTTCAGTAATTATAGATAGAATTGAAAAGAGAGCAGAAAATGCAGAAGAAAAAGTTCAAGGAAAGGTAGCTGCAAAAATTTAGAATAAAAAAGATTGATAACTTTATAAAAGTATGATATAAATAAGTTGAGCAAAAAACTCAAGATTAAGTTTATAGATTGGAGATAAAATGGAAAAGTTATCAAATATAGAGATAGAAAAAATAATAAAAGAACTAAAAGAGAATGGGAAATATAAAGAGTATCAAGATATGATTCATGATGATTATGAGGAGCATCAAGTAGTATATAAACTTGATAGTGATGAGATTATAGCTTTGGCTTATAAGAATAATACTATTCCATTTAAGATGGTAGAATATTATGATTGGCATGAGATGAATCTTTTAGTTGAAGAGGAATTAGATTAAAAAGTAGGGAGTTATTGAAAAA
The Fusobacterium varium DNA segment above includes these coding regions:
- a CDS encoding dicarboxylate/amino acid:cation symporter, with protein sequence MKNLKLIHKVFIGLISGIIVGALLYPMKENPIVSKYIVSGLFEFLGQGFLRLVKMIIVPLVFASLVTGTAAMNDVKKLGRIGIKTLAFFMGTTAIGIIAAIVGANILKPGAGIVLENVQKAQYVAKETDSFVKVLLNIIPTNPIEALVKGEMLQVIFFAVMTGFVITILGEKAKRLQGIFEEVNSLMLKMVSLIMELAPLGIFGLIGKTFITLGWAAMKPLASFIIVTYILLLFHGLVVYQILLRIYAKESPIAFLKKILGPMTLAFSTSSSAACIPLSLKTLKEEFNVEEKVSSFTIPLGATINMDGTAIMQGVATVFIAQLYNINLTTNDYFMVVLTSVLASIGTAGVPGVGTIMLSMVLSQVGLPLEGIGMILAVDRIVDMGRTTVNITGDLVCSVIIDRIEKRAENAEEKVQGKVAAKI